The genome window CGGATCTTGCCGCTCGAGGACGAAGAGGTGTCCAAAGAGCTGGCGCGCTCTTTCAAGAAGAGGGGGATCAAGATCAAGACCGATACCAAGCTCGCCGGCACCGAGCCCGGTTCCGGCGGGGTGTCCGTGCTGCTAGACAAGAACGGCAGCACGGAATCGCTGGCCGCCGAGATGCTGCTCGTCGCCATCGGTCGAGCGCCGGTAACCCACGGTATCGGGCTGGAAGGGGCCGCAGTGGCAACGGCGAAGGGCTACGTCGAGGTGAACGAGCACATGCAGTCGAGTGTGCCGCACATCTACGCGATCGGCGACGTCGTGGCGACGCCCTGGCTCGCTCACGTTGCCTCGGCGGAGGGGATCCTGGCGGCCGAGCACATGGCCGGCGAGAAGACCTACCCCCTCAACTACGACCAGGTGCCCTCGGTGACCTACTGTGAGCCCGAGGTGGGGAGCGTGGGCTTGACCGAAGCGGAGGCCCGGGAGCGAGGCTTTGACGTTGCCGTTGGGAAGTTCCCATTCTCGGCCTCGGGCAAAGCTGCGATCGAGGGTAAGACGTCCGGGTTCGTCAAGGTCGTCCGCGAAACCAGGCACGACGAGCTATTGGGCGTGCACATCATCGGCCCCAAGGCGACCGATCTCATTGCCGAAGCCTGCGTGGCGCTCAAGATCGAGTCGACTACCGAGGACTTGTTCCGGACGATTCATGCCCATCCGACGCTGTCGGAAGCGATGGCCGAGGCGGCACACGCCGCGGCCGGGCACGCAATCCATATCTAACGACGATTCGATCAGGAGAACCGTATGGCAACCGAAGTCATCATGCCCCAGATGGGGGAGTCGATCGCCGAAGGGACGATCACCCGCTGGCTGGTCAAGGTAGGCGACAGGGTCGAGCGCGACCAACCGCTGTTCGAAATATCGACGGACAAGGTCGACGCCGAGATCCCCAGCCCCGCCGATGGGGTACTACTCGAGATCAAGTTCGACGAGGGCGCGACGGTGCCCGTCAACGACATCGTGGCACGGCTTGGCGAACCGGGTGAGCTCGGCGAGATGCCTGCTGCTGCGGACCTCGGGGCAAAGGAAGCCGCGCTCCGGGTGCCGCTTCCTGGGACTCCGGAGGAGAGACCCCAGGAGTCGGCGGCGAGCCTTTCGGCCAGCGCCGAATCCGGCGCCGCGCCTGCCGGTGGCGACGCCGAGCGGGTGAGGGCGTTCTCGAGCCCACTCGTTCGCAAGATGGCGGCCGAGGCCCAGGTGGACCTGTCGAGAGTAGAGGGAACCGGGATTCACGGCCGGGTGACGAAACGGGACCTAGAAGGGTATCTCGAAAACGCCGGCTTGCCGGCCGAGGCCGAGGAAGAGCCGTTCGCGGCCAGCGCCGTACCTTCGCCGCCCGCCAGCGCCCCGCCGGCTCAAATCGTCACTCCCATGCGGCGCGACCCCGGCACTTTCTCGGTGGCGCCCTACAGCGAGGGCGACAACGTCGAGATCGCCCCGATGAGCAGGATCCGTCAGATCACTGCGGCGCACATGTCTTACTCGAAAGCGACCTCGGCCCACGTGACGACAGTTTTTCAGATGGACCTCGCCCGAGTGGCCAGAACCCGAGACCGGGCGAAGGCGGGCTTCGCCGCGGCTCACGGAACCAAGCTCACTTATATGCCGTTCATTTTTACCGCGGTGGCGAGCGCGCTCAAGTCCAACCCGAAGCTCAACGCGTCGATCGACGGCACCAACATCGTCTTCAAGAAGGACATCAATCTCGGCATGGCGGTCGCCCTGGACTGGGGGCTCATCGTGCCCGTAATCCGGAATGCGGATCAACTCAATCTCGTGGGGCTGGCCAAAGCTGCGAACGATCTGGCGGCTAGAGCAAGGACAAAGAAGCTGCAGCCGCACGAGGTGCAGAACGGTACCTTCACTGTGACCAACCCCGGCGTCTTCGGCAGCCTGTTCGGCATGCCGATCATCAACCAACCTCAGGTCGCGATCCTCGGTCTTGGCGTGATCGAGAAGAGACCGGTTGTAGACACCGACCGAGAAGGCAACGACATCATCGCGATCAAGCCGATGTCCTACTTCGCGATTACCTACGATCATCGGCTGGTAGACGGCGCCGACGCCGATCACTTCATGAACGACGTCAAGCGAACCTTGGCGGAGGAGACCTGGAGCGAGCTGGACCCGTTTATCTGAGCAGTGACCAGCCGCTCTACCGAGCGGTGAGGTCGGCGGCTCGAAAACGGATCGTGGGATCGCGTTGTACGCGCTGGATGAAAGCCGCGGTCTGCCGAATGAGCTCGCTGCCGGCGACCTGTGTGAGCACAGCCTGCTCGAGAAAGGCGAGTGCCGCGAGCGCTTCCGGGTGCACGGCGAGAGCTTCGAGAATCGGAATGGCCTCTTTCAGCCGCTCCTGCGCTTGTCGAGCCTGGCCCTGTTGCCAGAGCACCTCAGCGAGTTCCAACGAGGCCAGCGCGGCGTCGATCCCGATCTCGAGATCGATGAATGTATTCCGGACTTCGGTAAAAACGCGCTCTGCCTCGTAGAGATCGCTCTTGGCGTAGGCCAGACGGCCCTCCAGCCAGCGGAAGCGCAGTAGACTCAGCCGACCACCCTGCTCGGCGTACAGCCGGCGCAGCTTGATCACGTTGCGGTCGGCTTCGTCCGTCCTGCCGGCATCGATCAGAGCAGCCACGAGGTTGTGGAGCGCGTTAAGTTGGCGTCGCGGGTCCCGCGCCGGGTCTAGCAGCTCTAAGGCTCGGGTCAAGAGTTCGATCTCTCGCTCAGGCTTTCTCTTCTTGCCGAACGCAAAGGCCTTATCGAGCAGCACGCGCCCCACCATGTGAAAGTCGCCGAGTTTGGAGTAGATCGCCTCGAGCTGCGTCAAGATGACGAGAGATTCGTCCGTACGCCGCTTCGCAGTCAAGAGTTTTGCGAGCGAGTTCAGGTATTTGGCCTTTTCGGTCGGCCTCCCAGTACCTTCTTCTAAGTAGGCGCGAGCCGTTCGGAGCGCGCTCTCCGCACCCCCGTAGTCTGACGACACACGCAAAGCGCCGGCATAGGTGCCCCAGGCTTCGGCTCGCGCATCCGCCACCATCGCCAGACCGTATCGACCCGCATCCAGATGGTCGGTGATCTCGCGCGCCAGATTCGCCAGGTGGCAGGCCGTAGCCGCGTCGTCCCAGGTGCTGCGCTCCGAGGCCGCGATCAGGGCTTCGGAGAACGCCAAGGTCTGGAACCGCTCGTCATTGCGAACCCGGAGTTGTTGTTGCTGGGGCGCGAGCTCGAGCAACTCTTCGCAGAGCGATGCAGCCAGCTCCTGCTCGTGTTGCAGCTGGTCGTGGGTCTCGGCAGCACGGGCCCAGGCCCGGTCGAAGGCTGCCTCGTATTCGTCGGGCTCGGGCTTGGGAGCTTGCCGCCCGGTGACCAGAACCTCCCATAGGTGAGAGGTGGTTTCGCCGCATTCCGAACAGCCCGCGACCAGATGGCGCACGATCGATCGGTTCTCCTCGGCCGCCAACTCACCGGTCATGAAAAGCTCTAATCGCTGCGCCGATGGGTGCGGTGACATCTAGGCACGCCTCCGACGAGTCACGAGCAGACTCTTGCTCAGCGCCGCCAGACAGCGCTCGAGCGTCTTGTAGATGCCCGTGCGGCTGTAACCCAGCAGATCGGCCAGCTGGGAGGGCTTGAAATCCGACTGGTAACGGAGCTTGAGCAGGCTGGCGCATTTGTGGGGCAGCTGTTCCAGGCGACTGACTACGTCCCTGAGAAAGACCCGGTGCTCCTGGCAGGGCGCGGTGGGCTCGGCCAGCGCCTCGAGGAGGGCCGAGTCCATGCTGCTGTAGAACCGGCGTCGCCGTTCGCGCCAATAGACCAGACAGCGGTGTTTCAAAGTCCACTGAAGCCAGCCTTCTACGCACGACGCTGCGGGTTTCTTGGTCAAATAGAGCAGGAGAACGTCCTGCAGCAAGTCCTCCGCGTCCTGCGCCGGGATCCGGAAACGCGCCAGGACCTTGCGAGCGTCAACTCGGAAGTCGTCCAGAAACTCGCGGGCTCGGGACTCGGGGAGGTTGGAAACGTCGGAAGATACAGATTCACCCATACCGATGGCCTAGCCCAAAGCTACCACCGGTGGGCGAGGACTGTCTAACCAAGCCGCGGGTCGGTGGTGTCCCAATAGCTACTGGAACACCACCGAAGATCGTCTCCCGACCGCTACGTCAACACGATCCGTCCTCTTCACAGGGGTCGACGCGCGCGCCATCCTGGGCCCAGATCACGCCGAGCTTCTGCAGGAAGTCGAAGAAGCCGTCTCCGAGACTGGAGAGGGCCATGGAGACTCGGCTTCCGAACGACTTTTCCATGTCGGTTCCGGGATCGATCCCTTGCTCGAAAAAGGCCGATGCCGGTGCCGCTGCGAAGGTGAAACAAACCAGCGTCAAGGCGATGACTCCCAGGATGCGGCTGCTTTTGCGGATACTCTTCATTTCGAACTCCCTGTCAGTGCGAATCGCAACCAGCCTCCAATAGCCCGTTTCGTTCGCCTCTACTGATTGAGTTGCCGCTCGGGTGGCGATTCCTGACAAATCCGCCGAAGTTTTTTCAGCGCTACAATGTACGGGTGGACGGGCAAGGGCATTTCAGGCCGTTGCGCTGGGCTTTTCTGGGCCTGGTGAGCTACGCCGAATCGCTTGCGCTTCAGGACCGGATTCGCGCCGCAATTCGGCGAGGCGAACAGCCCGATCACCTCCTCCTGCTCGAGCACCCGCACGTCTACACGATGGGACGCTCGGCGACGCCGGATGACGTACTGCTGGACGAGCCGGGCAGGAGCAGTCTCGGAATCGAGGTCGCCGAGACCGATCGCGGGGGGAAAGTCACCTATCACGGGCCGGGTCAGCTCGTCGGCTACCCGATTGTGGACCTGAATCCGGATCGTCGCGACGTCCGGCGCTATGTTGCCGATCTACAGGCGGTCTTGATCGGTACGCTGGCCCACCTGGGCATTTCGGCCCGAGGGGGCGGCGATTCCGAGACCATCGGAGTTTGGGTCGGAGAAAGGAAGATCGCTTCGATCGGGGTGCACTTGAGTCGCTGGATTACGACCCACGGTTTTGCTCTTAACGTTTCGACCGATCTGTCGCTATTCCAGGGGATCGTTCCGTGCGGCCTGTCGGATGTCGAGATGACCTCTATCCAGGCCGAGATCGGTGAGGCTCCGCCTCCCGAAGAGGTCGGCACGATTTGCGCCGGCGAGTTTGCCCGGGTCTTCGAGCGTTCTCTGGAGGCCGCCCCGGTTTCCGAGGACTTGGCTCAATGGGCCGTCAACGCGTAGCCCATACGGCGGGATCGTGGCCAGATACCGCCCTATGGCGGTAATCAGAGGCCGAGCCCACTCCACCGACGGCGTGAGGCGCGGAATCCCGGCACGATAGACTCGCGAACCTGATGAGCGGACTCGTACAGATCGGCGAATCGCCCGAGCGTCCGGACTCGGCTGTCACTTCCGGGCGCGGTGGCAGACCCTCCTGGCTTCGCATTCGACTCTCGACGCCCGAGAGGTATCACGATGTGCGCAAGCTCGTCGACGGCCTTAAACTCAACACGGTTTGCGAGGAGGCTCGGTGCCCGAACATCTACGAATGTTGGGGTGAGCACGGCACGGCGACGTTCATGATTCTGGGTGATATCTGCACTCGCAGTTGCGGCTTCTGCTCGGTCACGACAGGCCGGCCGAACCCGGGCGTGGATCCGGACGAGCCCACCAACGTCGCCGCGGCCGTAAGCAGCATGGGCTTGCGCCATGCCGTCATTACCTCCGTCGATCGCGATGACTTGGCCGACGGGGGAGCCGGTCATTTCGCCGACGTGATTCGAGCGATTCACGCCAGCGATCCGGGTATCGCTGTGGAGGTCTTGACCCCGGATTTCCGAGGCGTCCCTGAAGCGCTCGATGTCGTTCTGGCAGCGAAGCCGGAGGTCTTCTCTCACAATGTCGAGACCGTACCGAGCATGTATCGGAAGGCCAGACCGGGGAGCAGTTATGAGCGGTCGCTCCAACTTCTCTCAGAGGCAGCCGGCCGAAGGAATCGCGGCGAATACTCGGGTCGGGTGAAGACCGGAATCATGGTCGGAATCGGCGAGGCGCCGGAAGAGGTCGTTCAGACACTGTTCGATATTCACAAGGCCGGCGTCGAGATCCTGACCATTGGGCAGTACATGCAGCCGACCGCCAAGCACCTGCCGGTCCATCGCTGGGTCCATCCTGACGAGTTCGCCTCCTACCGGGCGCGGGCGCTCGAGATCGGGTTCTTGCATTGTGAGTCGGGCCCTCTGGTGCGAAGCAGTTATCACGCCCACGAGCAAGTGTCCGCGGCAGCAAGCGCGTGACCGGTCGCGGTGCTGCCGACTCGATCCTGCTCAATCTGGGCGACTATCGAGAGGCCGCTCGCCGCCGCCTCGAGGAGCCCACCTTCGACTACTACGCGGGTGGCTCCTATGACGAGATCACGTTGCGCGAGAACCACCGCGCCTACGATCGGATTCGCCTGTGCTACCGGGTGCTGCGCGAGGTGTCGAGCCGAGATCTGAGCACAACGGTGCTGGGCTCCGCGATCGATCTGCCGATCTTGGTGGCGCCGACCGCGTTTCAGTCGATGGCCAGCCCGGAGGGCGAAGTGGCGACGGCCAAGGCAGCGGGTCGGTCCGGCACGATCATGATCGTTTCGACCTTGTCCAATCGGCCGATTGAGGAGATCACGGCCGCGGCGACCACGCCGGTTTGGTTCCAGCTCTACATCTACCGTGATCGTGGCGCGACCCGCGCGTTGGTGAAGCGCGCGGAGGAGGCCGGCTGCGAGGCGTTGGTGCTCACCGTCGATGCTCAGCTGTGGGGAGAGCGAGAGCGCGATGCTGGATGGATGGCCAGGCCGGAGTCGAGAGCGTGTTCGCGATCTTGCGACGAGAGCTCGATACTGTGATGGGCCTGTGCGGTGCGAGCCGAGTCACTGAGCTGAGTCGGGGTTTAGTGCGGCGTGGTTGACGAGCCGAGAGTCGTCGCTGACTTCACCTTGCCAGCGCCGTTTTGGGGTCGATACAATCGCGCGGGCGTCGATCCCACATGGGAGCTGATTGTCAGCTCGCGCCCGTTCGGCAATTCCAGACGAAGTGGAGCAGAGACTCTGAGCGATGAGTAAGGTCGAAGTGCGAATCCGCGCGCTGGAGGACACGGACATCGGGGATATCACCGCCCTGGACGAGAAGCTCGGCGGGACCTACCGGCCCGCGGTCTGGGAGCGCCGCCTTGGCTACTACCTCAGGCGTGACCCGGAGAGCTCGACGGTCGCCGAGGCCGACGGCAAGGTCGTGGGTTTCATGCTCGGTGAGGTTCGCTCGGGTGAGTTCGGCTTGGAAGAGCCGACCGGCTGGATCGAGGTGCTGGGTGTCGATCCCGACTATCGCGGAAACGCCATCGGTCGGCGCTTGGCCGAGCGAGTTCTCGCCAAGTTCGGCGCTCTGGGCGCCAAGAGCGTACGTACGCTCGTGGACGATGAAATGGCAGGCATCGGGGATTTCTTTACCGCCCTGGGCTTCGAAGCGGCCACGCTGCGGCCGTTCATCAAGAAGCTCTGAGGCAAGGACACGGAAGAGGCATCATGTCGACGCGACAAGTCGAGTTACCCAAGAAGTACCATCAGGCGATCGTCAAGTGGAGCGAGCGCTACCTTCCCGATTACGATTTCCTGATCGAGAGCTGGGACAAGTACTTTCCGCGCGATCCGGAATTCAAGCTCTGCGCCTATCGCGAGCTAGGCATGTGCAACAAGATCGAGTGCGGAGACCTGGAAGGCCAAGCCAAGTTCGAGCGGGCTGGCAAAATGCATCCCAAGCAGTCGGGCCACGTTTTGGGCGCGATCAGAGCTCAGGCCTCGACCGAATTCGGGTCGATTCAGCAGCATCAACTGACTCTGGCTCGAGCGCAGGAAGAAGAGGAACAGGTCTGGATTCTGCGCATGATGGCCGAGGAACTGCGCCACGGCTACCAGATGATTCATCTGCTCCTAGAGGATGACTGGTCGGGTGCCTCGGACGTGTCCGAGGAGGACATGGTGGAGCAGATTCTCTCGATGCGGACCGGCTCGCACATTCTGGGCGCGTTCAATATCGACTTCGATTCCTTTGTCGACAACGTGACCTTCTGTGCGTTGATCGATCGAGTGGGCAAGTTCCAACTCGCGATGCAGAAGGTGAGCTCCTACCAGCCGATGGCCGAGAGCATGCCGCAGATGTTGCGCGAGGAGGCCTTTCATCTCGCCGCTGGGGTCGTACCTCTCAGGCGCTACATGGAGAAGGCCGCGCGCGGATCGTTCTGCGTCAGCTCCGCGGATATTCAGAAGGCCTTCAACAAATGGTTCCCTCGCGGCTTGGAGATGTTCGGCGACGAGCGCGGCGGCGGCACGAATGTCCGGTTCGGCCTCAAGCCGATGAAGAACGGAGAGGCGCAGGTCGCCTATGTCGAGGAGGTCGCGAAGGTCGTCCGGGACTTGAATGTCAGGTTCGTGCGAGCCCGGCTACCGGAGCTCTCGCCCGGCGACTCCCAGAAGGTGCTGGACAAGGTCCTCGAGAATCGAGGGACCGAGCGGGGCATCGCCTTCGAGGATCTGGTGCATCTACCCGACACGAGGTTCTTCCGCCGTCGCGGAGTCCCCGCATTCGAGCTCGTGGGTCGCGATGGCGAGACTTTCGACGACGTCGATGCATACCTGGGCCATCTGACCCGGCATCTCCCGGACGCCTACAGGGCCGGTCGCGACTTCAAGCACTACGTCGACCTGCTGACCCGGGTCCATTCGGGCGAAACCAGCGTCGTTGACGCCTCACGAGAGATGCCGACGCTGACCCGCGTGGGCGGTGTCTGTCCGTGCTCGAAGTCCGTGCGCTGGGTCAACGGCAACGGCTCCGATGTCGCCGGGCAGGATCCTCAGGACGGCGTACCAGCGTCCACTCTCTGAGGCGCTTCGGCGAGAACGGGCCAAGCAGTTGAGTTTCACCAGCCGGCTGATCGTCGCGACCCTGCCACTGATCCCGAAGTTCCTGGTCGGGTGGGTCGCGAGCCGATATGTTGCCGGGGAGACTCGCGAAGAGGCTCTGGCGGCTGTCAAGGTGCTGAACGAGACCGGTGCCTGCGCGACGTTGGATCTGCTCGGCGAAGAAGTCACGGAGCGTTCCAAGGCCGAGGCCGCCGTGGCCGAGTACATCGGCTTGTTCGAGGACATCGGACGCGACCAGCTCGACGCCAACGTCTCGATCAAGCTGACTCTCCTGGGGTTGAAGATCGACGAGGACTTCTGTCGGGAGAACGTCGCGCGAATCGCTGCCGCGGCAGCCCGGTGGAGCAATTTCGTGCGCATCGATATGGAGGATTCGTCCTGCACCGACGCGACGCTCAGGATTTACCGGGCGGTTCACTCCGAGCACAGCAACCTGGGCGTGGTTCTGCAGTCCTACATGCGCCGAACGCTTGACGACATAGAGCGACTGCCGGCCGTCAAGCCCAACGTGCGGCTGTGCAAGGGGATCTACATCGAGCCCCGGCCTCTTGCCTGGAAGGGCTACGAAACGGTTCGGGCCAACTTCACGGCGGCTCTCGAGAAGTTGCTGCGCAACAACGTCTATGTCGGCATCGCGACCCACGATGAGCATCTCGTTTGTGAAGCCGAGATCCTGATCGACCGCCTCGCATCAACCTCGGAAGACTACGAGTTCCAAATGTTGCTCGGCGTTGACGAAGAGCTCCGGGCCATCCTCCTCGAGCGGGGCCACAAGTTGCGGATCTATGTGCCCTATGGCGCAGATTGGTACCCGTACTCGACGCGGCGGCTGCGGGAGAATCCGGAGGTTGCCAAGCACGTGATCCGCGCGACCCTGGGCCTGGGCCCTTCCAGGCGGTAAGCGCCTTTCCGGACCTATTCCCGCGGCGGGCTCTCGCGGCGCATCGTGACTATTCGATGGCGGCGGTCGCGTTTCGCCCCGCCTTTGGCGGAGCGCTTGCGTACTGTCTTGGCGCTTTCGGCATAGAAACGCTCGATGGCTTCGGCGCCCGAGCGAGCGGCCTTTTCGGCGGAGTGCTCCAGCCAGGGCAGGGCCTCGGCCTCGTTCCCTGATTCGAGCAGGTGGAAGGCCAATTCCTCGCTGACGAAACCGGGGTCCGCGCTGTGGCGCCGGAGTAACGCCCGGGCGGCCTCGCCGTGCATGAAGCCTCTGCGCAGTGGGTTGATGTGGTCGAGGATCGAACTGCGAATCGCTCGGTGGGCGAACTCGAAGAAGCCTCGCCGCGCACCGTGGGCCCACAGGACGATGTCTCTCTCCGGGCCGGCCTGGGCCCACGACTGGGGGAACTGCCGGATGAGCCAGCGCTCGAGGGAAAGCTCGATCGCGGTTTCGACCACTGTCAGGTGTTCGTCGGCCGCTCGGGTGAGGACCTCGACATCGAACTGGTGGCCGAGAATGGCCGCTAGCGAGATGAGTCGTCTCGCGGAGTTCGGCAGCCCTTGGAAACGACGGTTGATCAACTCGCCGATCTCCTCCGGAGGTTCGATGGCGCCTGGATCCGCGCGCAGCGCCCAGTGTCCGGGAGCAAGCTGGATCAAGATCTTCTCGTCCCAGAGCAGGTTGACGAGCTCCGCGATCGCGAGCGGAAGGCCCTGTCCGCTGCGCCAAAGATAGTCGGCAAGCACCGGCGCGCTGGCGAGATCGACCAGCGACTTGGCGATCTCCTCCACCTGCTTCGAATCGAGTCGTGTCAGGGGGATACCGACGCCCGAATCTCCCAGGGCCGCGAGCGACTCGGCGATCTTGTCGCTGTCTCGGCTGGTGGCCAGCACCCAGATCGAGCGGCTCGCGAGGTTTTTGGCCAGGAAGTCGAGGAGTGCCAATGTGGCTTCGTCCGCCCACTGGACGTCTTCGAGCAGGAAGATGATGGGCCTCGTTTCACCCTGCGCAGGCTGGAGCAAGACGTCGATCAGCTCGAGGAAGGAGGCTGCCAGGCGTTCGGTCCTGCCCAGGCCGGGATTGATCTCGATGTCGAGCGTGGTCGCCGTCAGTTTGGGTAGCTCGGGGCAGAGCAGTGCCAGGTCGGCCAGCACCTGCGGTTCGAGCCGGCTGGCGCCTTCGGGCTCGTCGGCCAGCAGATCGACGAACACGGAGCGGATGGCCTCGGCGATCGGCCGGTAAGCGACAAGGGGGGCCGAAGCGTAGGACCGTCCTCTCAGGACCACGGCGTTGCGCATCGAGCTGGCGCTATCGACAAAGGACTTGACTAGCCGGCTCTTCCCGACGCCGCTCTCTCCGGTGACCACGGAGAATTGCCCCTGGCCGTCGATGACACGGCTCCAGGACGCCTGCAGGATGTCGAAATGATCTCCGCGTCCGATCAAGGGGATGATGGGGGGGGTGCTCTCTTCCCGGTCCGTGGTCTCTTCGTCGGCTCCGCTCTGCAGCAGAATTGAGCGGTAAAGATCGGTGGTGTCTTCGACCGGATCCACACCCAGCTCGGTTTGTAGCAGATTGAGAAGCTGCTCGTACTGGGCGAGGGCGCGATTGCGTCGGCCGGCCATCGTGTAGAGGCGCATCAGTTGCTGGTGCGTCTCTTCGGAGAGCGGATCGATGGCCAGTAGACGCTTGGCGTATTGAATGCCGAAGCGGTGTTCGCCGCGAGCGAGATAGGCACGAACCAGCTCTCGGAAAGCCTGAAGTGCCTCTTCCCGAGTCTGTTCCTGGCGAGTCACCAGCCACTCCTCGAACTCCACGCAGCCGCGCAGAAAGAACCCGGCCAACAGATCGCCTTTGTAGAGGCGCACGGCCTCTCGGAGGTGGAGCGGATCCGCCCCAGACTCGGAAAGCCCACGGCGGATGCGGTCCTTGAACTCGACGACGTCGATCCAACACTCGAGATCGGGATTCAGCCGGACCTGGCTCTGGTCGGTGTCGAGAGCCGCAACGTTCTCGTCATCGTTTCCGAGAGCGATCCGAATGTTGTAGAGCGCCTGGCGGAGATTCCGCCGGGAAGCCTCGTCGGTTCGTTCCGGCCAGAACAGTCCGGCCAGGTGATCCCTGTTGAGCGACCGGTCTCGATGCAGGGCGAGGTAGGCGAGCAGCGCTCGGACCTTCTGTGATTCAAACCGCTGAACGGGCCGGTCGGTCAGTTTGGCTTCGAACCCGCCGAGCAGGCGAATCTCGAGGCGTTTCACCGGCTGCTTTCCAGGCGGGGCCAGCGGGAAGAGAGACCGGTTGCAGAGGTAGAAAACACGAGAAGAAACTTGTCAGATTGGGCAATTACTTTAGCACGCACTAGCCGCCTGAACCCTGCCGAGGGCACGGAGGATGAGTGGTCTATTGACGGATGGCTATGCCTCGATGTTGTGCTGACGCCTCCCTGACGCCCGCCGGAGACTCTTTGAGGCCGAGGAACTAGGCATCTGATGCCTGCACGTGCTTCCTGACGTCTTCCTGACGCGGTCGGAAGACACTCACGAACGAGGATGAAGTTTCTTGGGGGAAAGCCTTGAAGGAAAAAGACGACGAAAGCGCAAGGGATCGAGAACGGCGATCGCCATCGAGCTCATACCTGGTCAGAGTTTGGCAGGAGAACGGGGAGGACGCGGAAGTGCGATTCTACCTGCGAGATCTGAAGACCGGACAAGAAAGGTATCTCGGCGACCCCACTCGGATCGGAGAGCTGTTGACACGAGGCCTGGAGCAGGAGAAATCAGGGCAGCCGCGTCAGCGGGACACGGCATAGCCGGCAAGGCGGGCCGATCGGGATGACAGGTATCGCGCACGCGGGGGGAGCGGCTTTTCACTAGAAGGGCGGGGCAACGAGCCCCGCCCTTCGCCTTTTCTTGGCGAACCGCTCGATT of bacterium contains these proteins:
- the lipB gene encoding lipoyl(octanoyl) transferase LipB, which translates into the protein MDGQGHFRPLRWAFLGLVSYAESLALQDRIRAAIRRGEQPDHLLLLEHPHVYTMGRSATPDDVLLDEPGRSSLGIEVAETDRGGKVTYHGPGQLVGYPIVDLNPDRRDVRRYVADLQAVLIGTLAHLGISARGGGDSETIGVWVGERKIASIGVHLSRWITTHGFALNVSTDLSLFQGIVPCGLSDVEMTSIQAEIGEAPPPEEVGTICAGEFARVFERSLEAAPVSEDLAQWAVNA
- the lipA gene encoding lipoyl synthase, which codes for MSGLVQIGESPERPDSAVTSGRGGRPSWLRIRLSTPERYHDVRKLVDGLKLNTVCEEARCPNIYECWGEHGTATFMILGDICTRSCGFCSVTTGRPNPGVDPDEPTNVAAAVSSMGLRHAVITSVDRDDLADGGAGHFADVIRAIHASDPGIAVEVLTPDFRGVPEALDVVLAAKPEVFSHNVETVPSMYRKARPGSSYERSLQLLSEAAGRRNRGEYSGRVKTGIMVGIGEAPEEVVQTLFDIHKAGVEILTIGQYMQPTAKHLPVHRWVHPDEFASYRARALEIGFLHCESGPLVRSSYHAHEQVSAAASA
- the sucB gene encoding 2-oxoglutarate dehydrogenase, E2 component, dihydrolipoamide succinyltransferase, with translation MATEVIMPQMGESIAEGTITRWLVKVGDRVERDQPLFEISTDKVDAEIPSPADGVLLEIKFDEGATVPVNDIVARLGEPGELGEMPAAADLGAKEAALRVPLPGTPEERPQESAASLSASAESGAAPAGGDAERVRAFSSPLVRKMAAEAQVDLSRVEGTGIHGRVTKRDLEGYLENAGLPAEAEEEPFAASAVPSPPASAPPAQIVTPMRRDPGTFSVAPYSEGDNVEIAPMSRIRQITAAHMSYSKATSAHVTTVFQMDLARVARTRDRAKAGFAAAHGTKLTYMPFIFTAVASALKSNPKLNASIDGTNIVFKKDINLGMAVALDWGLIVPVIRNADQLNLVGLAKAANDLAARARTKKLQPHEVQNGTFTVTNPGVFGSLFGMPIINQPQVAILGLGVIEKRPVVDTDREGNDIIAIKPMSYFAITYDHRLVDGADADHFMNDVKRTLAEETWSELDPFI
- a CDS encoding proline dehydrogenase → MSPGRILRTAYQRPLSEALRRERAKQLSFTSRLIVATLPLIPKFLVGWVASRYVAGETREEALAAVKVLNETGACATLDLLGEEVTERSKAEAAVAEYIGLFEDIGRDQLDANVSIKLTLLGLKIDEDFCRENVARIAAAAARWSNFVRIDMEDSSCTDATLRIYRAVHSEHSNLGVVLQSYMRRTLDDIERLPAVKPNVRLCKGIYIEPRPLAWKGYETVRANFTAALEKLLRNNVYVGIATHDEHLVCEAEILIDRLASTSEDYEFQMLLGVDEELRAILLERGHKLRIYVPYGADWYPYSTRRLRENPEVAKHVIRATLGLGPSRR
- a CDS encoding alpha-hydroxy-acid oxidizing protein; the protein is MLLNLGDYREAARRRLEEPTFDYYAGGSYDEITLRENHRAYDRIRLCYRVLREVSSRDLSTTVLGSAIDLPILVAPTAFQSMASPEGEVATAKAAGRSGTIMIVSTLSNRPIEEITAAATTPVWFQLYIYRDRGATRALVKRAEEAGCEALVLTVDAQLWGERERDAGWMARPESRACSRSCDESSIL
- a CDS encoding GNAT family N-acetyltransferase, with translation MSKVEVRIRALEDTDIGDITALDEKLGGTYRPAVWERRLGYYLRRDPESSTVAEADGKVVGFMLGEVRSGEFGLEEPTGWIEVLGVDPDYRGNAIGRRLAERVLAKFGALGAKSVRTLVDDEMAGIGDFFTALGFEAATLRPFIKKL
- a CDS encoding sigma-70 family RNA polymerase sigma factor — translated: MGESVSSDVSNLPESRAREFLDDFRVDARKVLARFRIPAQDAEDLLQDVLLLYLTKKPAASCVEGWLQWTLKHRCLVYWRERRRRFYSSMDSALLEALAEPTAPCQEHRVFLRDVVSRLEQLPHKCASLLKLRYQSDFKPSQLADLLGYSRTGIYKTLERCLAALSKSLLVTRRRRA
- the lpdA gene encoding dihydrolipoyl dehydrogenase, with protein sequence MSDEKDLVVLGSGPGGYVAAIRAAQLGLSVAVVEKDPSFGGTCLHRGCIPTKALLHTASVLDQAREAGKFGVAVSSAVLDLDKAQSYKRGVVDKNASGIDYLFKKNKIEGIHGFGRLVAPTRVEVRGSDGAMRTLWARFVLIATGSVPREVPMAPTDGIRLLNSDHILNVDRVPASLAVIGSGAVGSEFASIFRSFGSEVTLVEMLPRILPLEDEEVSKELARSFKKRGIKIKTDTKLAGTEPGSGGVSVLLDKNGSTESLAAEMLLVAIGRAPVTHGIGLEGAAVATAKGYVEVNEHMQSSVPHIYAIGDVVATPWLAHVASAEGILAAEHMAGEKTYPLNYDQVPSVTYCEPEVGSVGLTEAEARERGFDVAVGKFPFSASGKAAIEGKTSGFVKVVRETRHDELLGVHIIGPKATDLIAEACVALKIESTTEDLFRTIHAHPTLSEAMAEAAHAAAGHAIHI